From Osmerus eperlanus unplaced genomic scaffold, fOsmEpe2.1 SCAFFOLD_87, whole genome shotgun sequence, one genomic window encodes:
- the gins2 gene encoding DNA replication complex GINS protein PSF2 encodes MDPSEVEFLAEREIVKIIPNFSLDKIYLIGGDLGPFNPGMPVDVPLWLALNLKQRQKCRIVPPEWMDVDKLEEIRELERKEDAFTPVPSPYYMELTKLLLNHASDNIPKADNIRTLVKDIWDTRIAKLRLSADSFISQQEAHAKLDSLTLMEINTTRSFLLESLNCMYKLRSNLQPHSSRGKALDY; translated from the exons ATGGACCCTTCTGAGGTTGAATTCCTTGCCGAGAGGGAAATCGTGAAAATAATCCCGAATTTCAGCCTTGACAAAATATATTTGATCGGG GGTGACCTCGGTCCGTTTAACCCCGGGATGCCCGTCGATGTGCCTCTGTGGCTCGCCCTCAATCTAAAGCAGCGACAGAAGTGCAGGATTGTCCCTCCCGAGTGGATGGATGTGG ACAAACTGGAGGAGATTAGAGAactggagaggaaggaagatgcTTTCACCCCGGTCCCTAGCCCCTACTACATGGAGCTGACCAAGTTACTGCTCAACCA CGCGTCTGACAACATCCCTAAAGCCGACAATATCCGGACTCTGGTGAAGGACATCTGGGACACGCGCATCGCCAAGCTCCGCCTCTCCGCAGACAGCTTCATCAGCCAGCAGGAGGCTCACGCCAAG CTGGACAGCCTGACTCTGATGGAGATTAACACCACGCGCTCCTTCCTGCTTGAGTCTCTCAACTGCATGTACAAGCTGCGCTCCAACCTGCAGCCACACTCCAGCAGAGGCAAGGCCCTGGACTACTGA